Proteins from a genomic interval of Oceanispirochaeta crateris:
- the selD gene encoding selenide, water dikinase SelD, giving the protein MANPEKLSGYSRFSGCGAKLGPALLDKALCGLAQPSRPEVLADFAGSEDAGVYKINEETALVQTIDFFPPIVDDSRLFGEIAAANALSDIYAMGGRPVTAVNVLCYPDEDLPLEYLRQIMEGALSKLTEADTALLGGHSVSDRELKFGFSVNGLIHPDKIIRNNTPKEGDLLILTKPLGTGTINTAMKAEMSTPEAVRASEESMRMLNKKASEFMLRRNVSACTDVTGFGLAGHAAEMALESGMDLHISISGLPLLPEAMDYISMGLVPEGTYRNKEFRLSRIKNPKDVPPEMLDLLFDPQTSGGLLVALPEKSGLEFLKECQEEGMKASIIGRVEKGSDRIILNA; this is encoded by the coding sequence ATGGCAAATCCAGAAAAACTAAGCGGATATTCCCGATTTTCAGGTTGCGGGGCCAAACTGGGGCCGGCCTTGTTGGATAAGGCTCTCTGCGGCCTGGCCCAGCCAAGCCGACCCGAGGTTCTGGCTGATTTCGCAGGAAGCGAAGATGCAGGTGTTTACAAAATCAACGAAGAAACTGCCCTGGTGCAGACCATCGATTTTTTCCCGCCCATCGTGGATGACTCCCGTTTATTCGGTGAAATCGCCGCGGCCAACGCCCTCTCGGATATTTACGCCATGGGTGGTCGTCCCGTCACGGCGGTCAATGTTCTCTGCTATCCCGATGAAGACTTGCCCTTAGAATATTTGAGGCAGATTATGGAAGGGGCACTCTCCAAGCTGACAGAAGCGGACACAGCCCTCCTAGGTGGTCACAGCGTGAGCGACAGGGAACTCAAATTCGGATTTTCTGTGAATGGTTTAATCCATCCCGATAAGATTATCCGCAATAACACCCCGAAAGAGGGAGACCTACTGATTTTGACAAAACCCCTGGGAACGGGAACTATTAACACGGCAATGAAGGCAGAAATGTCTACTCCAGAGGCAGTCAGAGCCTCCGAAGAGAGTATGCGGATGCTCAACAAAAAAGCCTCTGAATTCATGCTCCGCCGAAATGTCTCAGCCTGCACCGATGTCACCGGCTTCGGCTTGGCCGGACATGCTGCCGAAATGGCCTTGGAAAGCGGTATGGATCTGCATATTTCCATTTCCGGCCTGCCTCTCCTTCCGGAAGCCATGGACTATATTTCCATGGGACTCGTACCCGAAGGAACCTATAGAAATAAGGAGTTTCGATTATCGAGGATCAAAAACCCCAAAGACGTTCCACCCGAAATGCTGGATCTGCTCTTTGATCCTCAAACATCAGGAGGACTTCTCGTAGCCTTACCTGAAAAATCAGGCCTTGAATTTCTCAAGGAGTGCCAAGAAGAAGGCATGAAGGCTTCAATCATAGGAAGGGTAGAAAAAGGTTCTGATAGGATTATACTGAATGCATGA
- a CDS encoding aminotransferase class V-fold PLP-dependent enzyme: MIYLDNAATSWPKAPGLAAALAEAVETPMGNPGRSSHEAGISADRILFELRETMAELLKVNDSSTIIFNSGATESLNTVLSGFLKPGMKVLTSSMEHNSVMRPLMHLQDQRNLQLRRFPSDSLSGYPDLKQFSKELQDHPDLVVVTAASNVNGVIFPIEEMAHLTRKAGVPLCVDAAQGGGEIPLYPERWGIDFLCFAGHKGLLGPGGTGGFYIKDYQCIDPLIRGGTGSRSKEEEQPETIPDKFESGTPNIPGLAGLLHSLKFLLHSEEIRTEAELKTLKFIEDLRELDGFRLIGRPSGPGFTRVISLLPTLGTLTELTAYLNSKNIAVRSGLQCAPSAHKTLMTFHSGGTLRLSPGLFTTNEELDETILTLKEYIWQIQKN; the protein is encoded by the coding sequence ATGATTTATCTGGATAACGCCGCCACGAGCTGGCCCAAAGCTCCCGGGCTGGCAGCGGCACTGGCAGAAGCAGTAGAGACTCCTATGGGGAATCCCGGCCGGAGTTCTCATGAAGCGGGCATCAGCGCCGACAGGATACTCTTTGAACTCAGAGAGACCATGGCAGAGCTCTTGAAGGTCAATGACAGCAGCACTATCATTTTCAACTCAGGGGCCACCGAATCCCTGAATACTGTTTTATCGGGATTCCTGAAACCGGGGATGAAGGTACTGACGAGCTCCATGGAGCACAATAGTGTAATGCGCCCTCTGATGCACCTTCAAGACCAGAGAAATCTACAGTTGAGGCGTTTCCCATCGGATTCTCTTAGCGGTTATCCTGACTTGAAACAGTTTTCAAAAGAGCTGCAGGATCATCCCGACCTGGTGGTTGTTACCGCAGCGTCTAATGTGAATGGTGTGATTTTCCCCATCGAAGAGATGGCGCATCTGACAAGAAAAGCGGGAGTACCCCTTTGTGTAGATGCCGCTCAGGGTGGTGGCGAGATCCCCTTATATCCTGAAAGATGGGGAATCGATTTCCTTTGTTTTGCCGGGCATAAGGGTCTTTTGGGTCCTGGAGGAACAGGGGGCTTCTATATTAAAGACTATCAATGCATCGATCCCCTGATTAGGGGAGGAACAGGCAGCCGTTCCAAAGAAGAAGAACAGCCAGAAACCATACCGGATAAATTTGAAAGCGGTACTCCCAACATCCCGGGATTGGCCGGACTTCTCCACAGTCTGAAATTTCTCCTTCATTCTGAAGAAATCCGTACTGAGGCTGAGTTAAAAACTCTCAAGTTTATTGAAGACCTCAGAGAACTGGATGGCTTCCGTCTCATTGGCAGGCCATCAGGGCCAGGTTTTACAAGGGTCATTTCCCTTCTGCCAACCTTGGGCACTCTCACAGAATTGACGGCCTATTTAAACAGCAAAAATATTGCTGTTCGTTCCGGCCTGCAATGTGCACCTTCGGCTCACAAAACACTCATGACATTTCACTCAGGGGGAACCTTGCGTCTCTCTCCCGGCCTTTTTACCACGAATGAAGAACTCGATGAAACAATATTGACACTGAAGGAGTACATATGGCAAATCCAGAAAAACTAA